In the Silene latifolia isolate original U9 population chromosome 1, ASM4854445v1, whole genome shotgun sequence genome, TTAACATCGAACACTAGACATGCAGAAGTGCACAACGGGCAAAGGTCGAAATGTTTCTTGGACACGCTAAAGCTCTCTCTTAATTCAGGATTTCAGGCGCAAATACTTCTACAAGCATAAACATAATCGGGTACTCAGTTGTTTACTTGGTCTCACTGATATTCATTCGTTTTTAGCAAGTGTCTGTGAGTCAAAAGATTTGAATGATTAAAATACAATATTTGCAACGAGGTCTTAGGAAACTGGCATGGAATTCATACCTGCATATTTCCAATCAAAAGTGCAAATAGAATGAGTCCAAATATGGCTAATGCGATGGAAAATATCACCTCCCCTGGATAGGTGCTGGTCTGAAGCCCCTGGCCCAATGTACTGAAACAGGAAATAATGGTTCAATGTCTCTTATTTTCACAAAAGAATTCACAGAACTAACTCTGAAAATAAAACTACTTACACCAGGGAGAGTAAGGGTCTTTAGTCATAGAGACAATTGTATCAAAATTACTTTCCAAATTAATTTAATCATTTTGCATAACATTTTCTTAAGTAACTAAAGTCAATAATCAAACAAATATAAAAGGTTAAACTTTCGTTTTGCAACTTCGCCCAATGATGGATAACCAAATAATTGAGTGGTGACATGTGGTGGTTGTTATTCATCATCAATGGAAAACAGAAGGCTAGACAAAACTGACTTTCCTGCTAACCTTCAAGCCCTAAAAATTATCTATTTCTTATCcatatatattttttatttaaaGTTCCTTGAAAAAAAAACTACTGTAAAGCAATTGCAACGAGTGGGAATTGGTGTCTGTATCACAAAGTGTTTTAACATTCCCGCCCAACCCAAATGAAATTATCAAAAAGTATCAAGAAAAAGAATGGCACAAGAATTGCATAAGACAATTGTGTGAAATTAAACAAATGAAACATTTTGGAGAAACATTCAACTATCCATGTACtcaaaacaaataaataacaataCGGGCACATCTTCCATCAAATGCCATTAACGCGTGATGTAAACTTTGTCAAAATTCAGGTTGAGCAATGATGTAACATTAACACAAGGAGAATAATGGAGATTAAGTCATAGCTACATTTACCTTAAGTTTTGCAGCCCCCACCATAAACAGTAACAATACTTGGATATGAAGCTGCTTGAAGAGAAAATACCAGATGATAGAGCCTGTCCGAAAATACCAAAATCGAATGGACTAGTATCTGTACCATTGCAGCCTGCATCCAGTACTGATTTACTAATACTACTCCAGTTACCATAGCCTTTTTCTGTCTGCTGATTGTCACAATACAAAAAGTTTTTTAAGCATTTTCCCTTGTTATCATTACAAATTCCCTGCCAACAAGTATCATTACGCTCCATGCCTACTAGATACCAGAAAGCCCCGACTATCTGCAAAAATTCCAATGACACATCATTGAGACAGTTTCATGCAGATGGACAATAGAATCTACacactataatttgtaagaagGGAAGCAACATGAcaacgagaaaaaaaaaaggtatgcCAAGAGAACATAGTATATATCAAAGTTGTTGCTACAATCCTCTTACCGTCAAACCAAACCACGGATCGAAAATTTGGATTTTGTTGCTTATTGAAACCGAAAAGCCTTTGAATGAGAATTAGCAATCACTTGGTGCAATTCACGGTTCAATTTTCATCATAGGTCATCCGGAAACAGACTAAGGGTAAGGGTGCATACTTGTGGCTTAAATCCCGCCACTCGCAGAAGTTTTTAAAGGTATTGGGGTAATGTTTTGCAAATTCTATTATACCGGACAGCCTTTAACCATGTGTGAAGAAATTTTACTACATTAAAAACACGTATTTCTCACTACAACCTAATCTTTTTAGCCAACAAAAGACAGTGATATGTCAACAAAGCAGCGACTTTTCCCTAAACGAGACATCAGGCAATGGGTGTTAAAGAATGCAGTTAACTACAGAAGACGGTTCCCGGGAGAAGCAGTACTTACATGGCTACAGAGCATGTAAAGTAGCAAATAGTATGCGGCGCCAGCCCAAGCAGTTTCAGCAAAAACACCTGATGTTCTTTTTAGTTCTGAGAAGAGTGGTATGATCCTAATAAACCTTGGGATATACTGAAACAGTACTATATAAAGCAGAGCTTGTTTGGTCGCATAAACATCGGAACCTTTCAATCTGTGCAGATAACTCCAGATTACAATCTGAAAATAAAACGAGCATAGAAATGGAAGAGAGAAACTCTTGTCAGGAAATTTATTAGTTAGTACTGAGAACGCAAGCTAACTTAAAAGACACTACAATAGAGAAGTAACCAGGCTTCAAAAGATCAATAACAAGACACTGGCTGCATTTACGGCTCAACAACAGAGATTAAGAAACAACAAACTAGTGGGATCAAGTCTCAAGCTGAGATTTAAAGCCATAAGCATCAAAGCCCAACACTCTATATAATGATTATAGCATCCAGCATCCAGTCTCTTACCTCTCAGGCCTTCTTTTCTTCCAACTATTTTAAAAAAGAGTAGAAGACAATATACTGAACTATCAAAGCAAAAGTGTACAAGAAGTCCTCTTTTACACACAAAAGTTCAATTTGTTTGTAATAACAAAACTGACGCCCATGAATACACCAGCCGATTTCACACATAGTCAATATAGAAGTACTACCAGCCCCTAGTGTATTCTCTTAAAGATGAAACAACCCCGAGAAAATATGAGAATATCCTCAAATTAGATACACCGGCATGAATAGCATGATATCTAAATAGCACATCTCCACAGAGCCTTCAAATCTTTGTTGTTGCCTAAACCTACAAATCTAATACGAGGGAAGTCCACTAAAGTTCTACGAGAAACCCATTCACCCTAAGAACACTAATTCTTAAAGAGGCAGTCTTATAATGATCTTATTGTGAGACCTTTCACATAATAGGCGGTTATTTTTTTTCTCCTCATTCATTTATCTTTTTGCTCATTAGAGGACCATTTTCAGAACTTCTACAACACATCACTTAAACATCAGGCCAAGTAGTTTGTTAAGCTAGCACGCTGAAAGGATGCTGAGTTACTTCTCCCTAACACAGTAACAAGTCCAAATGAAAGCCCGAACTTTGAAAGAAGCTTTGGTCTTCCATATCTGGCCCATAGCCAAGTGACACAAGCAGGCAAAGTCATCAGTAGTCTGTAATCTGTATGGCAGCTACGTCCCTAAAGTATCTGCCAACTAGATTTCTTCCCCTAATTCTGCGCCAAAGACACCTCATCCAGAAAAATGAGGGAAACAATCTCATCTTATCTAATTTCCATTAATATATATCCCATTGTTTTCTATCTCTACATGATTAACTATTTGTAGCATACATATGCATTGTGACTTTTTGCAAAATCTACATCTATGGCTAAATTTAGTTACCAAAAATCCAAAACTCTAGACTACTTTATAATAGATTAGGTGGCTTGACCAATGTTAATCCACCTCTTGATGGGTTACCAATGGGAGTATCAGGACTCTATCTTCTACTGGGTTTCTACTGATTACAGTGACTAATTGACAGAAAGAATGAAAAAGAGGGTTTGCTCATGGGAAAAGAGTTTCGTTTACCTAAACTAAACATCTCTAACTCTTTGTTCGAATGCACTAAGGAGCGAGGGGATGGAGCAATCCCTATGTCATTTTCATTCCAAGAAAGGAAAATTGATCCCTTCAATCCAACTTGCCAAACAAACAAGGAAACCCTTCCCTTGCCCACTAAATTCTTCCATCAAAAAAAGGGTTTATGTCCAGATCAACGGAAGATTCAGTCTAGATTGGCTTAGAAAATACTGGCTACAGGAGGACCATGTAAACTTTCACCGAATGTTTCCTCCAGAAAGAAACTTTAATCCCAGGACAGCAAGTAGGATCTCCACTCTTATTTGAAGCAAGCTAGTGTTATCTTTGTTTTATCAACTTCCCTTAGTTCCCTATTCTTAgttccttctctttctctttccctttccacCAGCCAGCTTAAAGATCTTTATATTTTGTCATCATCAGTTATAAACAGTAAGGAGAAGAAATTAGGCTTCCTTTCAACATAAACTGTACAAAAGGATGGTCGATGATCAAGAGAGCCACATGTACGTCAAAGTCATATAAATAACTAAAATATAAGAGTACTGCACACATCTCAAAAAAATAAGACAACTGTAAAACACCAAAAAAATCACGAACATAATCATTAGCCCAAGGGCCAAGGCCCATAAAAATTGCATGCAAAGTGCTAAATAGTGGTGCATAATTGCATATAAAAAAATAATAAGGCAATCTCCATACCTGTGGCAGGGGAAGCACAGCCAGAAAATCAATTATAAAATAGCTCCGCAGGTAACGTTTTGCAATCTGAGCAGGATCAATAACAAGTTCACCTCTTCCGAAAACTCTCGACGATGGAGCAATAAATGCAGTTCGGAATTGAAGAGCAATGCGTATAAGATAAAAAGCATCAATGATTGTCCGCACTGTAGTGGCTGAAATAGCTAAACTCCGGTCAATACCCAGACAGTAGGGATCTGGATTGACAATCGGAAGATAGAAGAAAAAGGGATCCACAAAAACAGACAAAATACACGCAACAACAAAAAGTTTGTTCCAAAGCTGAAGGAATTTGTCTTGCGGATCGAAAATCTTTTTCTCAGATGCCTTTAAATCCTCAGGAAATACTCCTCGAGAAACCCCAAATCTAAGTGATCTACCGATGGATCGAAGTCCTTCCGAACTTTTCATCATCCCTTTTTTAAACGAATTAGATGGAGTATTAATTGTAGGCCTAGTACAGTTAATCTTGTCAACAAATCTGTATTTCATTGCTCCATGTGGATCAGAAGATAGCGAGACTGGGGAATCCAAGTCATCCAACCTACACCACGCAGTAGAAGAATATATCATACTTCTGGTGCATTAAGGCAGCCAAATCAGTAGGCTTGAGGCTTGACTGATAATAagtaattagctactcatgtgtTACTCCACTTGGGGCAAAAAGTAGACAAATTCACCTATATCCAATGAAACTAGGCTAACTAGCCACAAAAAGTGAACATCGCATTAAGATTCCAGGAAGGCTCTCATGACGGATGTATCAATTACAGTCAAGATTAAAGCAGAATTTACCACTTATCAAGAATGTAGCATGTTCATTGATTTGAGTATTTGATCCCTTCTTAAAGCAAAACTAAGTGGGTCAACTAAGTACCTCATAAATACCCCAAGTCAATAAAAAAGGGGTCGGGACTAGATTAAAATGCACGGCTTTCTTTAATAGCGATATGAGATTTAAATGAAAATATATTTCACTcggaaaaaaataattaaaaataaataaataaaacatgtcTGCAACTCTACATTGTTTCTCTGATACGATCCACGTTAAACCATATCATTGTCTCATTGAATTGGTTACCGTTTCACACATGTCCTGCAAGTCATATTTGGGTCACATTGTGCTGCCATATACATATATTTCAAGTTTTTTAAAATCACAATTTACAAAGTTCTCACTGTATGCCTATGAGTGTAACAAGGCAAACAGTTGAAAACTTGAAATGATCTAAGGAACTTGCCAGTATATTTAGCAGCAAGCTCCAATAAATGACaagttttcttattttcttcttacAACATTACTTTAAAAGCCAGTGCATCCTTTGTCTACAAGCATTCCAAGTGGTATATAACATCCATTTCTGTTGGACCAATAATTTGGTAACCTATTGGCTTCGGGAGATGGAGTAACTCAATTCTCTTAAACCCTTTGAACTTCCAGTTTCAATGAGCTGTGTACGATCCTCCCACTTTCAGTCATCATCACAGGTGAAAGGCTGTGTACTATGTCTAACACTCCACGGAGGCTCTATGAAGGCACTAGGTAATTATAACAAACTACACTGTCTAGATCATGCAATGATATTCCTCACTTTGAGCCATAAATCAATCTAAGCTCCTAGTAGTAAATTAAAACAGGTGAACGAGACATGTACACGCAAATTTCCTTATTCAAGTACCGTTGCACCATTCTAACTCCTACCAACCGAGATCACAGTATTCAACCTTTTGAAGGTTCTAAAGTAAGTATCAAGACCAACAAGTTCAATTGTTGCCCACGAAAAAAAAATACAGATTTTGAACTAAAAAAATTGTCATCTTTAAGGTACGTCTTCATCAATCTTGTCTTCCCTTAATCAATTGAGATCCAAAAAAACTCAACTTAGTACAAATCTCCAACCCTTGTATGTGCATTTTCCCTCAACTTAAATCTATGTGAGGTGGATTTATACTAATTTAGTGTATAACGGATACACAAACAAAAAATATGGAAAAAAAACTAAAAGGCGGTTACCAAAAACCCGTTTTACTATTACTTGTGTAAGGCGGCCTTACACGAGAATTTGTGTTTAACTACTTAGCCAATACAAGATAAACTTAGTAATTCGGTTACCTTACAAATTTGTCCTTCTGACCATACCCACAATCAAACATCATT is a window encoding:
- the LOC141606819 gene encoding putative cyclic nucleotide-gated ion channel 5 gives rise to the protein MMFDCGYGQKDKFVRLDDLDSPVSLSSDPHGAMKYRFVDKINCTRPTINTPSNSFKKGMMKSSEGLRSIGRSLRFGVSRGVFPEDLKASEKKIFDPQDKFLQLWNKLFVVACILSVFVDPFFFYLPIVNPDPYCLGIDRSLAISATTVRTIIDAFYLIRIALQFRTAFIAPSSRVFGRGELVIDPAQIAKRYLRSYFIIDFLAVLPLPQIVIWSYLHRLKGSDVYATKQALLYIVLFQYIPRFIRIIPLFSELKRTSGVFAETAWAGAAYYLLLYMLCSHIVGAFWYLVGMERNDTCWQGICNDNKGKCLKNFLYCDNQQTEKGYGNWSSISKSVLDAGCNGTDTSPFDFGIFGQALSSGIFSSSSFISKYCYCLWWGLQNLSTLGQGLQTSTYPGEVIFSIALAIFGLILFALLIGNMQTYLQSLTIRLEEMRVKRRDSEQWMHHRLLPSELRERVRRYDQYKWLETRGVDEESLVSSLPKDLRRDIKRHLCLALVRRVPLFDNMDERLLDAICERLKPSLYTENTYILREGDPVDEMLFIIRGRLESETTDGGRSGFLNRSFLKEGDFCGDELLTWALDPKSGSNLPSSTRTVKALTEVEAFALEAEELKYVASQFRRLHSRQVQHTFRFYSQQWRTWAARFIQAAWRRYLKRKMEIRRKEEEEAEGLNESLKNVSSGSYSLGATLLASRFAGKALRGVHRSRLSKGVCARDLVKLPKPPEPDFSADAD